The proteins below come from a single Mesobacillus jeotgali genomic window:
- a CDS encoding GTP pyrophosphokinase family protein: MKHWDQFLEPYKHAVEELKVKLKGIRSQYELHSDHSPIEFVTGRVKPIASILDKAHQKGISLDKLESEMQDIAGLRIMCQFVDDIKTVVELLRSRNDFEIVEERDYISHKKASGYRSYHVVIRYPVQTIRGERKILAEIQIRTLAMNFWATVEHSLNYKYKGLFPEDIKIRLQRAAEAAFRLDEEMSTIRGEIQDAQAFFTRKKEMQQDGKK, encoded by the coding sequence GTGAAACACTGGGATCAATTTTTAGAACCCTATAAGCACGCTGTTGAAGAATTGAAGGTAAAGCTTAAGGGAATCAGGAGCCAATATGAGCTCCATTCTGACCATTCCCCGATTGAATTCGTTACGGGAAGGGTAAAGCCTATTGCGAGCATCCTTGATAAAGCCCATCAAAAAGGAATTTCACTTGATAAACTTGAATCGGAAATGCAGGATATTGCCGGCTTGAGGATCATGTGCCAGTTCGTAGATGACATCAAGACAGTTGTGGAACTATTGAGAAGCCGGAATGATTTTGAGATTGTCGAGGAGAGGGATTATATCTCGCATAAAAAAGCGAGTGGTTATCGCTCCTATCATGTTGTAATCCGCTATCCTGTCCAGACGATCCGAGGCGAAAGAAAAATCCTGGCCGAGATTCAAATCAGGACATTGGCGATGAATTTCTGGGCGACAGTAGAGCATTCGCTTAACTATAAATACAAAGGGCTTTTTCCTGAGGATATAAAAATAAGGCTGCAGCGCGCGGCAGAGGCAGCATTCCGTCTCGATGAAGAAATGTCAACCATCAGAGGAGAAATTCAGGATGCACAGGCATTTTTTACACGGAAGAAAGAAATGCAGCAGGATGGGAAGAAATAG
- the pepF gene encoding oligoendopeptidase F, protein MSNESAVKKLPVRDEVATENTWRLEDIFAVDEQWEKEFNEVKGLIPSVQEYQGKLGESAEQLYSALQLQDKLLERLGRLYTYAHMRYDQDTTNSFYQGLDDRIKNLYSQAASALAFIVPEILAVDEEKIKGFLNEKEELKLYEHALEEINLQRPHVLSAEEEALLAQASEVMSSPSNTFGMLNNADLEFPSIQDENGEDVEITHGRYIRFLESEDRRVREDAFKAVYKTYGSFKNTFASTLSGNIKKDNFNARIRKYDSARHAALSANNIPESVYENLVNTVNDNLHLLHRYVKLRRKVLGLDKLHMYDLYTPLVKDVKMEIPYGEAKEYVLKGLAPLGDEYNNILREGFENRWVDVYENKGKRSGAYSSGAYGTNPYILMNWQDNVNNLFTLAHEFGHSVHSYYTRKTQPYPYGNYSIFVAEVASTCNEALLNDYMLKTIDDEQKRLYLLNHYLEGFRGTVFRQTMFAEFEHMIHQKAQNNEALTADSLTKDYYELNKKYFGEEDIIIDEEIGLEWSRIPHFYYNYYVYQYATGFSAATALSKQILEEGQPAVERYIEFLKSGSSDYPIEVLKKAGVDMTSSKPIEEALKVFEEKLNEMEALLS, encoded by the coding sequence ATGTCAAACGAATCTGCAGTTAAGAAATTGCCAGTAAGGGACGAGGTTGCCACAGAGAATACGTGGAGACTTGAGGATATTTTTGCAGTTGATGAACAATGGGAAAAAGAATTCAATGAAGTAAAGGGTTTGATTCCTTCTGTCCAGGAGTATCAGGGCAAGCTGGGAGAAAGCGCTGAACAACTATATAGTGCACTTCAGCTTCAGGATAAATTGCTTGAGCGCCTTGGAAGACTTTATACATACGCGCATATGCGCTATGACCAGGATACAACGAATTCTTTCTACCAGGGACTTGATGACCGCATCAAGAATCTGTATTCTCAAGCGGCGAGCGCGCTTGCCTTCATCGTACCAGAAATCCTGGCTGTTGATGAAGAGAAGATCAAGGGCTTTCTGAATGAAAAAGAAGAGCTCAAGCTTTATGAGCATGCATTGGAGGAAATCAATCTTCAGCGTCCGCATGTCTTATCCGCGGAAGAGGAAGCACTCCTGGCTCAGGCTTCAGAGGTCATGAGCTCACCGTCAAATACATTCGGAATGCTGAACAATGCTGATCTAGAATTCCCTTCAATCCAGGATGAGAACGGAGAAGATGTAGAAATCACACATGGCCGTTATATCCGATTCCTGGAAAGCGAAGACCGCAGAGTTCGTGAAGATGCATTCAAAGCAGTGTATAAAACATATGGCAGTTTCAAGAATACTTTTGCCAGCACATTAAGCGGCAATATCAAAAAGGATAATTTCAATGCAAGAATTCGCAAGTATGACTCTGCGAGGCATGCTGCGCTGTCTGCGAATAATATTCCTGAAAGTGTCTATGAGAATCTTGTGAATACGGTGAATGACAATCTGCACCTGCTTCACAGATATGTAAAGCTTCGCAGGAAAGTACTGGGCTTGGATAAACTTCATATGTATGACCTTTACACACCGCTTGTTAAGGATGTGAAAATGGAGATTCCTTATGGTGAAGCAAAGGAATATGTCCTAAAAGGTTTAGCGCCTCTTGGCGATGAATATAACAATATCCTTAGAGAAGGATTTGAAAATCGCTGGGTGGATGTGTATGAGAACAAAGGGAAACGCAGCGGAGCTTATTCTTCAGGCGCATATGGCACGAATCCATATATCCTGATGAACTGGCAGGACAATGTGAATAACTTGTTTACGCTGGCTCACGAGTTCGGACATTCCGTACACAGCTACTATACAAGGAAGACACAGCCATATCCTTACGGCAACTACTCTATTTTTGTTGCTGAAGTGGCGTCTACTTGCAATGAAGCGTTATTGAATGACTATATGCTTAAAACAATCGATGATGAGCAGAAGCGTCTGTACCTTTTAAATCATTACCTCGAAGGCTTCCGTGGAACTGTATTCAGGCAGACTATGTTCGCTGAATTTGAACATATGATTCATCAAAAGGCTCAGAATAACGAGGCATTGACAGCTGATTCATTGACAAAGGACTACTACGAGCTGAATAAAAAGTATTTTGGTGAAGAGGATATCATTATTGATGAAGAAATCGGTCTTGAGTGGTCAAGAATTCCGCATTTCTACTACAATTATTATGTATATCAGTATGCTACTGGCTTCAGTGCGGCAACTGCGCTGAGCAAACAGATCCTTGAAGAAGGACAGCCAGCAGTTGAGCGCTACATTGAATTCTTGAAATCTGGCAGCTCGGATTATCCAATCGAGGTACTGAAAAAAGCAGGCGTCGACATGACTAGTTCAAAGCCAATTGAGGAAGCATTGAAAGTCTTTGAAGAAAAGCTTAATGAAATGGAAGCACTGCTTTCATAA
- a CDS encoding lytic transglycosylase domain-containing protein has product MNVDQLKVMLELQALQNFNQPATQSGNGLFQEMLSGILSEQSNALGATATRLEELFNNAQTAVNNLDLAKQSVSHMLPPVQLTKVAAKSNVDFDGIIDKAASMFNIPAKLIKSVIQKESNFNPNAVSHAGASGLMQLMPATARGLGVKNVFDPAENIIAGSKYLRQMLDRYDNNLELALAAYNAGPGNVDKYGGIPPFKETQNYVRKVTDVFYA; this is encoded by the coding sequence ATGAATGTTGACCAGTTAAAAGTCATGCTTGAACTGCAGGCACTACAAAACTTCAACCAGCCAGCCACTCAATCTGGGAACGGCCTTTTTCAGGAAATGCTCTCCGGCATCCTGAGTGAGCAAAGCAATGCTCTAGGTGCTACTGCAACAAGACTTGAGGAGTTATTTAACAACGCGCAAACAGCCGTTAACAATTTAGATTTAGCAAAACAAAGCGTTAGCCATATGCTGCCTCCTGTTCAACTGACAAAGGTAGCGGCCAAAAGCAATGTAGATTTTGATGGAATCATTGATAAGGCTGCTTCTATGTTCAATATACCAGCCAAACTTATTAAGTCTGTCATTCAAAAGGAATCAAATTTCAACCCCAATGCAGTCAGCCATGCCGGTGCGTCAGGGCTGATGCAGCTGATGCCTGCGACAGCCAGGGGTCTTGGCGTTAAAAATGTTTTTGACCCAGCAGAGAATATAATTGCCGGAAGTAAATACCTCCGTCAAATGCTCGACAGATATGACAATAATCTTGAGCTTGCTCTTGCAGCCTATAATGCAGGACCGGGAAATGTAGATAAATATGGTGGAATCCCTCCATTTAAAGAAACGCAAAACTATGTACGTAAAGTCACGGATGTCTTTTACGCATAA
- a CDS encoding globin gives MVENKTLPFEAIGEGTLHRLVDAFYHRVGMHPDLAPIFPDDLTETARKQKQFLTQYLGGPPLYTNEHGHPMLRARHLPFEITPTRATAWLSCMTEAMDEVGLKGPVREDFYARLYLTAQHMINTPEDETGDNT, from the coding sequence ATGGTTGAGAATAAGACCTTACCATTCGAAGCCATTGGCGAAGGGACACTTCACCGGCTGGTCGATGCTTTTTACCACCGTGTTGGAATGCATCCTGATCTTGCTCCTATTTTCCCAGATGATTTGACAGAAACTGCTCGAAAACAAAAGCAGTTCTTAACTCAATATTTAGGAGGACCACCCTTATATACCAATGAACATGGTCATCCAATGCTTCGTGCAAGACATTTGCCGTTCGAAATCACGCCGACCAGAGCGACAGCCTGGCTCTCCTGCATGACTGAGGCCATGGATGAAGTTGGGCTTAAAGGACCGGTAAGGGAAGATTTTTACGCAAGACTTTACTTGACCGCCCAGCATATGATTAATACACCTGAAGATGAAACTGGTGATAACACATGA
- a CDS encoding CAP domain-containing protein — protein MHQHLTKEPHQHRRKGQRQLQLLSKELHQHHRKEQPPAPDQGAAPAPQERATPAPAPDQGAAPAPQERATPAPDQGAAPAPQERTTPAPQEEAAPAPEQNATPSGTEISAFEAKVIDLTNEQRRKNGLPNLQPDTALSNVAQEKSNDMQAKNYFSHTSPTYGSPFDMMRDFGVSYSTAGENIAMGQRSAEEVVNAWMNSEGHRKNILSPNYTHIGVGHTTQGNYWTQMFIGK, from the coding sequence CTGCACCAGCACCTGACCAAGGAGCCGCACCAGCACCGCAGGAAAGGGCAACGCCAGCTCCAGCTCCTGAGCAAGGAACTGCACCAACACCACAGGAAAGAACAGCCACCAGCACCTGACCAAGGAGCCGCACCGGCACCGCAGGAAAGGGCAACACCAGCTCCAGCACCTGACCAAGGAGCCGCACCAGCACCGCAGGAAAGAGCAACACCTGCTCCTGACCAAGGAGCAGCACCTGCACCACAGGAAAGAACTACACCAGCACCACAGGAGGAAGCAGCTCCAGCACCTGAGCAAAATGCAACTCCTTCTGGTACCGAGATCAGTGCTTTCGAAGCAAAAGTCATTGACCTGACAAACGAACAGCGCAGGAAAAATGGCTTGCCAAACCTGCAGCCTGACACAGCTTTAAGTAATGTGGCACAGGAAAAATCCAATGATATGCAAGCGAAGAATTATTTTTCACATACAAGTCCTACTTATGGCTCGCCATTCGATATGATGAGGGACTTTGGTGTATCGTACAGCACAGCCGGGGAGAACATCGCGATGGGACAGCGGAGTGCCGAAGAAGTCGTGAACGCATGGATGAACAGCGAAGGGCACAGGAAGAATATCTTAAGTCCTAACTACACGCATATTGGTGTTGGGCATACAACACAGGGGAACTACTGGACGCAAATGTTTATCGGAAAATAA
- a CDS encoding competence protein CoiA, giving the protein MLVAKKSDGVRLSLGERYEKSDLIEIRSREKFYCPECDEEVVMKLGNKKIWHFSHLAGGSCQYEYERESEYHLTGKLKLYNWLKEQGITAELEQFDPKMNQKPDIAFELQNQKYAIEFQCSAIPSEIFEKRTRTYFDHGVIPIWVAAESLIKRKSHNIVSINNFLYLFIRRSGYSWNIPAFCPVTGQFINLHGAIPITSKKTLTKIEVQSINQYSLAEFVSPADKPFSFLKAWQSENQKMKSRYLTSPGAWQNPFLKELYRNHLSLLTIPFEIGLPVRSSPYIETPSMIWQTYLYLDVFRHYQIGDIIYYSRIREAFYKRIRRKEIKLRILPAAREKDHWHALAEYVFLLTRVSYLEKIDSGKVKVLRKIIIPNSIDDHIKAEADFFTKYEKEIIESIFP; this is encoded by the coding sequence GTGCTAGTTGCGAAAAAAAGTGATGGCGTAAGGTTATCATTAGGTGAAAGATATGAGAAAAGTGATTTAATAGAAATCAGGTCGAGGGAGAAATTCTACTGTCCTGAATGTGATGAAGAAGTGGTCATGAAACTAGGGAATAAGAAGATTTGGCACTTTTCGCATTTGGCGGGAGGAAGCTGTCAGTATGAGTATGAACGGGAATCAGAGTACCATTTAACCGGCAAGCTAAAGCTTTATAATTGGCTGAAGGAGCAGGGGATTACTGCTGAACTTGAACAATTTGACCCCAAAATGAATCAGAAACCGGACATTGCCTTCGAGTTGCAGAATCAAAAATATGCAATTGAATTCCAATGCTCAGCTATACCTTCGGAGATTTTTGAAAAAAGAACCAGGACGTATTTTGACCATGGAGTAATACCAATCTGGGTTGCTGCAGAGAGTTTGATCAAGCGCAAGTCCCATAATATTGTCTCAATCAATAACTTCCTCTACCTCTTCATTCGGCGGTCCGGATACTCCTGGAATATACCAGCCTTTTGCCCGGTTACAGGGCAATTCATTAATCTGCATGGAGCCATTCCAATCACTTCTAAAAAGACATTAACGAAAATTGAAGTACAGTCGATAAATCAGTACTCATTAGCGGAGTTTGTCAGTCCGGCTGATAAGCCATTTTCCTTCTTGAAGGCCTGGCAAAGTGAAAACCAAAAAATGAAATCACGCTACTTAACTTCTCCTGGTGCATGGCAAAATCCATTCCTGAAAGAACTCTACCGCAATCACCTAAGTCTTCTTACAATTCCATTCGAAATTGGACTTCCTGTACGCTCAAGCCCCTATATCGAAACACCATCAATGATCTGGCAGACATATCTCTACCTCGATGTTTTCCGTCATTATCAAATTGGGGACATTATATATTATTCGAGAATCCGGGAAGCCTTTTATAAGCGTATAAGAAGGAAAGAAATCAAACTCCGCATCTTGCCCGCAGCTCGAGAAAAAGATCACTGGCATGCTCTTGCTGAATACGTATTTCTTTTAACAAGGGTGTCATACTTGGAGAAAATTGATTCAGGCAAAGTGAAAGTACTCCGGAAAATTATTATTCCAAATTCAATTGATGACCACATTAAGGCAGAAGCAGACTTTTTCACCAAGTACGAAAAGGAAATTATAGAATCCATATTCCCGTAA
- a CDS encoding CYTH domain-containing protein yields MSQNIEIEFKNMLTQEEFQLLTIHFKIEPKQFKKQINHYFDTNSFTLKEKGSALRIREKESWFEMTLKQPAQQGLLETNQILTPIQAEEALSTGKLPDGVVKDAVSELIKDTEPLLFFGSLTTVRAEIEYKEGLLVLDHSYYLNTEDYELEYEVTNESAGYEVFSRLLEDLKIPIRPTDNKIKRFYLKKYNLLQE; encoded by the coding sequence GTGAGCCAGAATATCGAAATAGAATTCAAGAACATGCTGACTCAGGAAGAATTTCAATTACTTACAATACACTTTAAAATAGAACCAAAGCAATTCAAAAAACAAATTAATCATTATTTTGATACGAACTCCTTCACCTTAAAGGAGAAAGGTTCTGCCTTGAGAATCAGGGAAAAAGAATCCTGGTTTGAAATGACATTAAAGCAGCCTGCACAACAGGGACTGCTTGAAACGAACCAGATCCTCACTCCCATCCAGGCGGAGGAAGCACTGTCAACAGGGAAGCTTCCGGATGGTGTCGTTAAAGACGCTGTTTCGGAATTAATTAAAGATACAGAGCCATTGCTATTTTTCGGGTCTCTTACCACCGTCCGTGCCGAGATTGAGTACAAAGAAGGATTGCTTGTTCTGGACCATAGTTACTATTTAAATACAGAAGATTATGAGCTAGAATATGAAGTAACGAATGAGTCAGCCGGGTATGAAGTTTTTTCCAGATTATTGGAAGACCTTAAAATCCCCATTAGACCGACCGATAATAAAATTAAAAGATTTTACCTTAAAAAATATAATCTTTTACAAGAATAG
- a CDS encoding RluA family pseudouridine synthase, translating to MARNFTMDFTAEEADQGKLLREFLKEKEISKSALADIKFKGGFISVNDQEVNVRYALKTADRVRIEFPPEVPSEGMKGEEIPLSIIYEDEYLLVVNKPPGMNTIPSREHPYGSLASGLIGYYEKNEISATTHIVTRLDRDTSGLVLIAKHSHIHHLFSKQQRLGGVKRSYEAFVEGIVEQGEGMIDAPIARKPDSIIEREVHLDGQNACTLFEVSKRYEGFTHMKLWLRTGRTHQIRVHMSYLGHPLLGDTLYGGNRDSISRQALHCRELTFSHPFLHKEIRFTASLPFDMQQVLNQGKSF from the coding sequence ATGGCAAGAAACTTCACAATGGATTTTACTGCTGAGGAAGCTGATCAAGGGAAGCTGCTAAGGGAATTCCTTAAGGAGAAAGAAATCTCTAAATCAGCATTGGCAGACATTAAGTTCAAGGGCGGTTTTATTTCGGTGAATGATCAAGAAGTAAATGTCAGATATGCATTGAAAACCGCTGATCGAGTCAGAATCGAGTTTCCTCCTGAAGTTCCGTCTGAGGGAATGAAAGGGGAGGAAATCCCGCTTTCGATTATATATGAGGATGAATATTTGCTGGTGGTCAATAAACCCCCAGGGATGAATACGATTCCATCCAGAGAGCATCCATACGGCAGTCTGGCGAGCGGACTTATCGGATATTATGAAAAAAACGAAATCTCCGCTACCACGCATATTGTCACAAGACTGGACAGGGACACTTCCGGTCTGGTCCTGATTGCCAAACATAGCCATATCCATCACTTATTCAGCAAGCAGCAGCGGTTGGGCGGTGTAAAGCGGAGCTATGAAGCTTTTGTTGAAGGTATTGTTGAACAGGGTGAGGGTATGATCGATGCCCCGATCGCAAGGAAGCCAGACAGCATTATAGAACGGGAAGTGCATCTTGATGGACAGAATGCCTGCACTTTATTCGAAGTTAGTAAACGATATGAAGGGTTCACTCATATGAAGCTCTGGCTAAGAACAGGCAGGACCCATCAAATAAGGGTCCATATGAGTTACTTGGGCCATCCGCTGCTTGGTGATACTTTATATGGAGGCAACCGGGATTCGATTTCAAGGCAAGCCTTGCATTGCAGGGAACTAACCTTTAGCCACCCATTTTTACATAAGGAAATCCGCTTTACTGCAAGTCTGCCATTCGATATGCAACAAGTGCTTAATCAAGGCAAGTCGTTTTGA
- a CDS encoding ClpXP adapter SpxH family protein, translating into MKLSRENLLSYDPSEFCHSLDKKPIEIYMFVDPLCPECWALEPIIKKLQIEYGKYFSIRHVLSGKLATLNMSRKKRYETIAELWEKTASRTGMSCDGSLWFENPVSSPYLASIAIKSAELQGRKNGIRFLRQLQEVLFLEKQNVSNFEVLKNCARRVGLDVEEFVTDIHSETAAKAFQCDLKITNEMDVQEIPTFVFFNANVEEEGIKITGLYPYEVYVQILEEMLQEKPEPAEPPMLEQFLKQYKMVASKEVAVVYDMTVQQAEKELKKLMLKQRVEQIPAKYGVFWRYQEG; encoded by the coding sequence ATGAAACTGAGTCGGGAAAACCTTCTAAGCTATGACCCATCAGAGTTTTGCCATAGCCTGGATAAAAAGCCCATCGAGATTTACATGTTTGTCGACCCCCTCTGTCCGGAATGCTGGGCACTAGAACCAATCATCAAGAAGCTGCAAATCGAATATGGCAAGTATTTTTCTATTCGCCATGTATTAAGCGGCAAATTGGCCACGCTGAACATGAGCAGAAAAAAACGTTATGAAACGATTGCTGAGCTTTGGGAAAAAACAGCAAGCAGAACTGGAATGTCATGTGACGGATCACTGTGGTTTGAAAACCCTGTGTCATCCCCTTACTTAGCATCAATTGCGATAAAATCAGCTGAGCTTCAAGGGAGAAAGAATGGCATCCGATTCCTGCGCCAGCTTCAGGAAGTCCTTTTCCTCGAAAAACAGAATGTCTCTAACTTCGAGGTATTAAAAAACTGCGCAAGGCGCGTCGGTTTGGACGTAGAGGAATTTGTGACCGATATTCATTCTGAAACTGCTGCAAAAGCATTTCAGTGCGATTTGAAAATAACAAATGAAATGGATGTCCAGGAAATTCCGACTTTCGTCTTCTTTAACGCTAACGTCGAGGAGGAGGGCATCAAGATTACCGGTCTTTACCCATATGAGGTCTATGTCCAGATTCTTGAGGAAATGCTGCAGGAGAAACCAGAACCTGCAGAGCCGCCAATGCTTGAACAATTCCTGAAGCAATACAAGATGGTTGCCTCTAAGGAAGTAGCCGTTGTATATGACATGACTGTCCAACAGGCCGAGAAGGAATTAAAGAAACTAATGCTAAAGCAGCGAGTCGAACAAATCCCTGCAAAATATGGGGTGTTCTGGCGATATCAAGAAGGATGA
- a CDS encoding NAD kinase has product MKFAITSKGDSRSNTLMHKMKTYLLDFDLQYDEDQPDICISVGGDGTLLYAFHRYSSRLDKTAFIGVHTGHLGFYADWVPEEIEKLVIAVAKTPYQVIEYPLLEVIIRYQHGGRETRYLALNESTVKSVEGTLVMDVEIRGQHFERFRGDGLCVSTPSGSTAYNKALGGAILHPSLRAIQVAEMASINNRVFRTVGSPLILPDHHTCTLKPVNRPDFQVTVDHLTLLHKDVKSIQFRVADEKIRFARFRPFPFWKRVHDSFISDSD; this is encoded by the coding sequence ATGAAATTTGCGATCACTTCAAAAGGGGATTCCCGGTCCAATACGTTGATGCATAAGATGAAAACGTATCTTTTGGACTTTGATCTACAATACGATGAAGACCAGCCGGATATTTGTATCTCAGTAGGAGGCGACGGCACTCTTTTGTATGCCTTCCATCGATACAGCAGCAGGCTGGATAAAACAGCATTCATTGGAGTACATACCGGACACCTCGGATTTTATGCCGACTGGGTCCCTGAAGAAATCGAAAAGCTTGTCATCGCTGTGGCCAAAACGCCATACCAGGTGATTGAATATCCATTGCTGGAGGTCATCATCAGGTACCAGCACGGCGGCAGAGAAACCAGATATCTAGCCCTGAATGAATCGACCGTCAAATCTGTTGAAGGCACCCTGGTCATGGATGTTGAAATCAGAGGTCAGCATTTTGAGCGCTTCCGTGGAGACGGTCTATGCGTATCCACACCTTCAGGAAGCACAGCCTACAATAAAGCACTGGGCGGTGCCATTCTGCATCCGTCACTGAGAGCAATCCAGGTTGCGGAGATGGCATCCATCAACAACCGTGTCTTCCGGACAGTGGGATCACCTCTGATTCTACCTGACCATCATACCTGTACCCTTAAGCCAGTCAATAGACCCGACTTCCAGGTAACGGTCGACCATTTGACCCTACTGCATAAAGACGTGAAATCAATTCAGTTCCGGGTAGCCGATGAAAAAATCCGTTTCGCCCGTTTCCGCCCATTCCCATTCTGGAAGAGGGTGCATGATTCCTTTATCTCCGATAGTGATTAA